Sequence from the Cydia fagiglandana chromosome 8, ilCydFagi1.1, whole genome shotgun sequence genome:
atatgacTTTGCTAAACCGCGAAAAGATACCTAACGTgcttataaaacatatggcagaaaccatatctcaacacAATCTcagtcgaaaagtgctcgagtggagaccacggactagcaagcgcagcgtaggacgtccacccacaagatggacggacgaccttgttaaggccgccgaaagacgctggatgcgggtcgcttccaaccggtacgaattgaggtccaagggggaggcctatgttcagcagtggacgtcttatgactgagatgatgatgatatctcaacggtggaaccgttctctaagcaccatactgggctggctgagatgtaggatcagtatcgccgttatacgcgccaccagcatgtgtatccgaggcacacATCACCGTTTTAAGTCCACCGCTTGGGTttgacgacggtgccgcccttccacacatcgattgaaaccacttttctaccctacccacatatgtattacctaaccctttgcctatgtattacttatgattgtcctaacgtgctagtcaatcagtgctaaccacTGCAGCTACACAAGCACAGGCACAGTTGcagggttagcactgattgactagcacgttatcttttcgcggattagcaaagtaatattttggttttaattaaaatggATTTCCgaaaagtaacgcctgattctattcacaaCTACTACGGCCTCAAATAAGGCTCCGCCTTCTAATATTGTCAGTTACATTAAATATAAACTGATGAATAGGCACCTGTGGTGCAAGAAATAATTCCCCATAATGTTACTAAAAATATTAGCCGATAGGTGTGTAATGTGTTACGATTTCTCTGTTTTCATCAGAAATACCTACATTTCTTGTGGAAGAAATAACTCAAACTAAATatgatgataataattatattagtacttaatagtagtttatgtgactgctacataatgaaaggcattaaaatacgagtgtgggtttatgaaacgaatgaaatgagtttcataatagtatcacacgagtgttttaatgcctaattatgtacagttacatacactgctttatctacacacaaattataaactttctatgatatattcaccaacttcatattacagccgactttgctctctggcggaactcgcggatatgagatggcgtctccgaaatatctttatcgcacattttacacgaaacatttaaaaacaacaaaacaaattatttttaacttataaactaattaaaagataaactgtacgtcaaatggcggcaaatgaaaacttttttcacgcacgtcacgcaaccgtagtttttttttaattcagagacaaactagagtcggggtcgattaccatgtcgtccgataccaacttacatgcgagatttgtcaatattgtatgcaattgtcatttgatttcgaataaaacgtcatctcaactgatattagaataggggtcaaatcaaattgcttttttttcagagatgttcgaaatttgaaatgcattaccaaatcgattttgatatagtaatgaagctattaccacattttcacagataagaaatttgctgtaacaaaatagtttatcgtaatgtgggccattatagacggtcaagcaaatcttgtcagtagaaaaaggcgcgaaattcaaattttctatgagatgatatcccttcgcgcctacaattttcaaatttgccgcctttttctactgacaagatctgcttgaccaagtatatttacgaattttgaaggcatcatagacagtttatgatatgtgtgtagataaaaatatttacaggttacgttcttcaaacaaaaacgtgacttttgacactggcatatctaatctatatcgtgtCTAGTCGTAATATTGGacatatcttaaaattcgaaccGGGCCGTACCAAAAATTTCTGTTCATTCGACACACGCAGCGGTGACTTGAGATATCAACGCGAGCGTGTGAAGGGCGCAACTAAACGTACATTTTTGATACCGTTCGATAAAAGACGAATTATTTATTGCCTTTTGTAGCCCGTCGATAAATCGCACGCATATGGTGGATTTGtaatgaatcatcatcatcttcatcgcgttatcccggcatttttgctacggttcatgggagcctggggtccgcttggcaattaatcccgagaattggcgtaggcactagtttttacgaatgcGACTggcatctgaccttctaacccagagggtaaactagaccttgtTGGGATTAGTTCAGTTTCCACGCaacgttttccttcaccgaaaaacgtCTTCGTACATAAGTCATAGGTGTAACCCGGGCTTTTAATTTAACCCTCGACCTCCGGAttaaaagtcgcacgctcttaccgctaggccacaagCGCTTCCAGGTGGATTTGCAattaatattacataatataaatatttaccttGGATGGGTTGTGTgcaagaggatatgagaaagaaaggagtgagtgctgaggtgaAGAAAGACACAGGAGAATGGAAGAAAAAAAcatgtgccgaccccacataacgtgggataaggatAAGGGcaggaaaaagaagaagaatataaatatttacctgtataattgtatatttacttttttactttCCAGATCCAATTCACAGCAGCGCTAGTGTTAGGCATTAACGGCATCCGAATGGGCTGCGAGTTCCCTCTCTGGATGCATTACGTCCTCATCTTCTATATGATCTCCTTCATCGTTCTCTTTGGAAACTTCTACATAAAAGCCTATCTTGCGAAGGTTGGTATCATTTTCACATTTACtggagtctgtgcggaaagggaAAATTCGTGGAATACATTGGACACCATACATAtgacgactcttctctttccgcacagattaTTTAGATCACTTTTACCTTAACCCTTTGCCGCATACAAAACCATATGGTGGATATGATATTCATCTCTATTGACAgcaattaaagttcaaatttaaacaaatatttattattacatgCAGTAAAGGGGTCCACAGATAACCAGTTAACCGGACTATATATTATTAGCCTGTCAGTTAGTCGCTAAAGTTGAAGGGGGCGACTGATTACcggtccgccggacgatatcggcctgtcagataAAAGAAAAATTTGACGCtccgaataactgacaggctgatatcgtccggcgaactggtaatctgtggaccCCTTAAGGggtttaagtacttattaatgATTAGTAGTGATCCTTTGTTACGCTTTTTTATAAAGCATACATTTTTAATTCCTATACTATTATAGCGTATATTTCGTATATTAAAATAGTGCTCTTAATGCCGTAATAAGTACCTTTAATCTATTTacgtttacataattattatcaaatcgATAACACTTGCCACAGCAATTTACTTGAAAATCGAATCCGGTTACTTAATAGGAAACAATGcataataattagtaataaaCGTTTTCATTATGTAAATTGCTACACGCGTGCATACCCACCCACACTGTAAACTGTACATAGATGGACCTTAtgccctttgtaataaggtccaccgatgtacagttaggagtgttgctgtttgtacaatcAGTGGATCTCGGATCCTACTTTCACAATATCATGTGAATGATAtcttatggaaaatatttatggTTATGTCGTACCTGGTGGGATGACAGgctaatttaatttttagagctccgtacaaaactttgttcacggagctcttatgggatcacttcggtcttgcagaTCGGTTAAAATGCgattttctcaaagaccgtttgatgaaGGTagctaaaatttggaacagttgtTAATACCAAGTAAATATCAGTCTACCACTAACACTATGAATGAGTCACAAccgcttatttctgattttaggagGAAAAATAGGGGGTTAAGAGGGataggctgaattttattttcatttgtaatttaaataattcCAATTGATATTCTGTTTTGTTTGCGACCTTTGTCTCTCTGCAATTACTACGGCACTATAATAGCTCCATTTGCCATATGAACTTCTAAAAGGGTATTATTATAAATGGAGTTTTGATGAACGAGTGCCCACATTACTTTTCTGTAGATTGCACGCTTTATACGAGTCTTCAATTAGTTACGCTAATTAGAAGCGCAATCTAAAGCAAACATGCGTATGCGCTCGCGGCGGCGTCGCATTCGTTAGATCTCGACGCAGCGTGAACGCAGCATACCGAAATCCTCGATTCTTGGTTACAAAATCTCCGTAACGGAACTTTCGCTTCTCAATGCACTTTTACTCACATTTCAAGTTTAAAAGTAATTATAGTTACATAAGTGACGCAAGAACAACGCGCTTGCGCAATGTGCAATTGACTTTTcaattttatgtaatgttttggggctaaataaaattattttttctttgacATACAGTTAAGGTTAGGTTAAGATATTTATTCtcatcaaaaagaatagatagtatagaggggtcctgtcattgtaaattttgtagtcacagtaaatttactgccatctatcgacacacgactaaaactcaaaatgaaaacgtataagattatcaaaaaaatgtatataatatggataaatgattttattattttatattattttgattcatgttcattcactgatatctatgtgttaaaattgttaaatatgaaacggtgtcgtcacgccatctagccgagcataggctaaaggtgtgtgcgccatctatgcgagaatgactttttcttgatctccgaggcacgttttttccttagactttattcatcttatacaaagttacatatgtctttgttcTCATTATACACATACAAGTCATACGAGAACAGATTTACAAAGTAAAGCATTCGTATCTATCTGTTTGTCCTTCtacatatttctttatttcagcAATTTGGCAGGCTAATAATTTTATACGGCCTTGGGAATTGGTAACTTAGGGAATATTTATTAAATGCCAGGATTTTAGAGGTTTCTTATGATTGAAATTCCTTTTCATTACTCTGAAAACATATAATCCAATCGTTCTGCCAGcgttaaattattttcattttattttatttgtttggaCAACTTACCGCTTGAGTAACAAGTTAGGAAATAAAATAGAAACAGTGAGCCAATTACAAGTTTCCACAGGCAGAAATTGCGTAAAGTACTGTCGACgttaaatatatgtttacacttttgcaccttactccttcgtaataaggcgaaaaatgtaaacatatctttgacgtcgactgtgccACATGGCATGGCGTGCgaaattacaaaatacaattaaaaataattatttatatttatttcacttcttataaattattttattctaataTCCTTACCCGGGACACAATTTAAGTGTTTCGATTATGTCTCTCTATAActacaaaattttatttcattttcaatcAAACAGGCAGACAGAATAACTTATTAGGAGGATTAATTAAATAGACTGGTTTACCTtaaaacatattattttaattattttcaggGAAGCAAATGTATGGAGGTGAGGTATGGCGAGTGCCTGGACGATGAAGAAACCATCGCGAAGAGGAAACTTAAACAAtattaaagaataataatatgttCTAAATATTTTATCTATGAGATAGGTAGAAATTATAGCTCTCTGGCGGTCGTAAACTatttaatgttattgttatgttaaaggtaatttattttaatacatataaataaatttgtttattacattttctttatttatagcCATATTCCTTGTAGGGCATTTCCTAGGAGGTATTAACCTCTTTAATAATTTTTGTACTGTGACCTATAACTTTCATGTTTAAAGTCCAAAAatgtattacattaaaacaataatttgtTAAGGCTTGGGTCTGGTCATAATTATGTGGTATCATAACACACtcatacataattatgtgaCATTGTGCCCATTGATTATCACTCACGGTGATTAGTACGCGAGGTATGCTCTGAGAAGTTGTGTCATTAGCCTCATTATAGGTATCTCGCCCGCACCGTATAGTAAAAATAGAGtgttcactccatacatcagtattGATTCCAAAACGattattattttcaaagtcgacatctagcatcgagagATCTGATACTAGAATTCTGTAGTGctgcgactcacgaaaattgtgttgtacaacaatttacaactaatatttaAAGCAGATAGAGTCGAAAATAGAGTTTCGGTTAATCCGGTTAAAATATTTGCTGAGACCGTGGTTCTCAACTATTGTGTAGTAACTGCCTTTAAGATACAGTCATGAAATTTAATTTCCTACCCAAATAGGTTTCAACGAAATCGTTGAAATGTTGTTGGACATTCACAATCCAATAAGGTCGAAAATTGCGACAGTTTGCTGTACGACATTGAACTTTACTTTACTTTCGGATTCTCTGGTCTAAAGTCTAAACTGTGAAATAATGCACATGTatatacatgtatgtatgtattttactaAACTAGGCTCTTTGCTACTTAAAAAATTAGATAACTGGAAGAGGGTCGATGTATACTTACTAATCACAGAAACGACTTAGGGGACAGTTAGTACCGTTAGTTAAATCGTACCATTCGTACCACGACTAGATGTTACGTTAATCAACCTGGTTCATTTACACTCGAGACAACAAACAATCCTCAATTAAATCAGAAATGGACATTATTGTCGCATTTAATCTAAAATTGGACGGGGTTTGTAACAATTTAACAGGCCCCAGCTCGGTTCTTCATTCAAacgtagttacgctctcattttaaaacgactagcTAGATTCCTCTGAAACTTGTACTTGTACTTACAATAGAACAAGGTTTACTTCTgtaattaaattagtttataTAGCTTCAGATACTAAAGTTAAAAAATTCCAGCGaatttaagattttcatacaaaatttgtGTTTGCTTTATTTAGTTTGTTTTATAACCTGGAGCTATAAACTAATTAAACAACTAGCACCTCATGTCAGTGGGTATGCAATTTCATTTGAGAACCAAACTCCATTTGTATGGGAATGCGAAATTCGGCCGATCTTGCTGGAAATCTAGATAAGTTAAAGATTGCGTATCTTTAACTTGTCTAAGTTAATAATTGGGTATATTTCAATAtaggttatttaaaaaaagtcctAATCATTTTAAACGTACTATGGCATAGGCAGGTACTACGACTAAGTAGTTAAGATTTTTATTCAATTGTACTGTAATTTTTTACTGTCATCGGCACTGTCACGGCGTTGTCGTTTCCTAGACGCCGATTATGATGTACTTAAAATTAGTTATGATTTTAATCTTGTTATGATATTGTACTGTCACAACTCACAGTTAGTGAGTGCGTTAGTCTCACGCGCACAAAGCACGAGAGACTCAGCTTGAGTTATAGTCAagctcgtatcaaaacaagataacaaatttttaaatcagAACCAGCCTGCATTAGACGTTAGGACGACCGCATGGCAacaaggggccaaattcgacacgtacaactgtcagatttcgtatctacgtcaaatcaacagttgattttattgcatactgagtgttgattccatcaacagtggataatatcatttggtacaaccaaaactcaactctaaactaagggtggttcggtttggtttgcttgtcaccctaactgtggattgttaatgtcaaattttgacattgtacgtattcgagaacttatgatttttcccacatcaacgggagatcaacacgatacgtcaaatgtcgcttgtcgaataggggtcctgtctACTTACACGCAGTATGCGTGCACTCAGCTTGAGTTATAGTCAagctcgtatcaaaacaagataacatttttttaaaatcagaACCGGCCTGGATTAGACGTTAGGACGACCGCATGGCAACAAGGTATTACATCGGCTGGCACTGTGCTCGGGCCATGTACGCAACCTTCTGCGCGCGCTGAACGACCTCAGGACAGCGCTTGCGGCGCACCAGTCTACAATCTTGGAAGAATCCCTCGTTGCGAGGGAAGCCATTGCTGCCGTCGCTGAATGTCACTAATCCTGCGAACAAAGTTATAGTATTTTTAAAACTGGAAGGGTCTTCTTCTCGTGttttcccggcatttttgccacggctcatgggagagcccgcttgataactaatcccaagagttgacgtagtttttacgaaagcgattgccatctgcCCTTCCAACCCATCATGGAATGGAAATGAAATTCATGGAAatgaaagaaaacatcgtgaggaaaccgaaaTAATCCCAATGAGGCCTAGTTTCCCTCTGgacgactggtaaatatcaaaatatgatATTTCGTAACATAAGTTCCAAGAAACTCTTTGGTACGTACGAGTCatggtttgaacccgcgacctccggattgcaagtcgcacgctcttgccgctaggctaccagcgctcTATAGGTGTATGGTATTATGAAGCGGACGAAGCGATTAAATCTATCACTCAACAGATTTTTTatttcccgtcttttctaggttaTTCGGGCATTTTACTGCAGAATCTTTTGTCATGCAACCGTTTGGGCCTTCATAATAGAATGACCTAGACGGTTATACACAACCAATAAGTGGAAATACCTATCCAAAAGGACTAAATAGTTTGAAACTTTATTATCTTATTGAACCCTGTAAGGAAATCAAACACTGAAAAcacaataagtacctacaaggcAACACGTCAAAAACAACATACAGTTTTACAGCTAGGAACAATCAGTAATAAAAGCGTGTATCAAACCGAATTGACAATCTCGTTTactatataacactttaaactctcgcgttttgtacctacacatatttaattacacaaacgggtctactgcTGGGGTACCGCGGGTCGGGGCGGgtttagtggtgttttattgatatctccgttgacatttgttgggacgtcggtctttccgtgaccacagctggtgcaactcagctgaaacgtcggaattaaaggtaaaaacaatgaaattatatcgcggtagactcgtttgtgtaattaaatgtgAATCTCGTTTACTGACCTAAACCCCAAACGCGTCCACCTCTGAACTCCCCTTCAAACTTCATGCCGTCGGCGCGCCAGAACACGCCATGTCCGTGGAACCAGCCTTGCATAAATTCGCCTTCGTACCTGAAAGATAAGATTCATCATCAGCAGCAGCTGTTGccggcgtggctcactccgaaatttcgcgtcgctacaagtaggtacatgcggttcacaccagttttggtgtctagcagtagtggcTTAGCTGCCGCGCTACGAAACGGATGCCTGCTCGCACTTCCGCCATCTTGCGGTCATATACGGCTGATATTCTGTCGtgatacggctcgattcgggaaatgaattagacactcactagatatgaaatagtatgaatgaatgaatgaatgaatgaatgaatgaatgaatgaatgaatgaatgaatgaatgtttatttgcttcaaacaagCGTATATATAGGtgttacattttgtttttgtaCGATCCTTGTTTTGCCATGACTGGCGTACAAATATTGTTTGTACTTATACTAACTAAATTGACTATGTACAAGAATAAACCGAAACTTATAGActacgattttaattttaatttcatgcAATTCATGCAAtttatatacaataataattctCCAATtcgattttataaaattaatgaataagTAGTACCTACAATTGACAAATATCTAACATTACAATTTACATTTGTTTATGAATTCATCGACAGAATAATAACAATgttcaattaaataattaaataatttcttcttaaaaatattaaaagccATTTCTTTAAATGTATCTGAGagaatattaaatatcttaatagCCATACAATATGAATTTTGTCGTGATAACGCTAGATTGGTTTTCGGTAAGTTTAACTTAATCCGATGTGTCCCTCTTTTAGAGTTAGTGACTCTTACATCAAACAGTTCCATATTTTTCTTTACAAAGATACACATTTCAAACACATATAAACATGGAAGTGGCAGTATACGTTTGGATTGGTAAAGTGGCTTACAGTGGTCTAAGAAATCGGCTCCACATAAAGTGCggatgcattttttttgtattttaaaaattatatcagCATCCGTCGAGTTTCCCCAGAGTATGAGCCCGTACCGTAATATTGATGCCACATAACCGTGATATGCAGAAAGAGCTGCTTCTTCTGAGACTACATTGCGTAGCCGATATAGTGCATACACAAAACGATCGACTCGTATGCGCAGATTATCAATATGACTCCTCCAGTTACAGAAGGAGTCCAATGTTATTCCTAAAAATGTCGCAGATTTAACTTCTTCAATTGATTGATTATTATAtgatatatttaaattagtctttttacttttacatgtcaaaaattgtataaatttagTCTTTGCCAAATTAATGCTCAAATTATTATCTGCCATCCAATTAATTATGTCATTTAATGCTTGATTTATTTCATGttcaaatgttaaaatattattacaatttATAAGTAAGGTAGTATCATCAGCGAACAATATACATTTGTGATTCGTTGCATCTGGCAGGTCATTAATATAAAGTAGGAACAGCAATGGACCTAATATACTTCCTTGAGGTACGCCGGTAGGATTGAGTTTGTAGTTTGATCTGTATGCTAATCTATCATGACCAGTCATTTTCATGATTTCTACACACTGTTGTCTGTTACTGAGATAACTAATAAGCCAGTCATAAGCAAGACCTCTTATACCATACCTATACAGTTTACTCATTAATATGTTATGGTTCACGAAATCGAATGCTTTTGACATATCTAATAAAACTGCTACTATGGGTAGCCTATTGTCAAGGTTATCGATGACATATTTCATCAGATTAAAACATGCTTTAGAAGTTGAGCTATTTTTACGAAACCCGAATTGCTCTTTTTTTAATACTTGAGAGTGTGATATAAAACTAGTGATTTTATTATGCATAATTTTTTCAAGAATCTTAGACAGAACGGGTATAAGGGTAATAGGTCTGTAATTGCTAACCTCGGATTTAATTCCTTTTTTATATAATGGTTTCACGACAGAATATTTAAGACGTTGCGGGAAAATACCTTGTGTGAATGATAGGTTTAATATGTGGCTCAGGGGTCCCGATAAGCTGATTGCACACAATTTGATAACCTTTGTGCATATGTCGTCGTAACCAGTGGAGTTTGTATTGCGTAGACTTTTTATCGTCTTGATCACATCTATGTTGTCAACTGGAGTAAGGAACATACTGTGTACATTTTGGGATATCCTGTTGGAGTTATGTACTGGATGTTGTTGTCCTTGTGTTATGTTTATGAAGTAACTATTCATTTTTTCAGCTATGTCTTGTGGATCGTGAATAATGTCATAACCAATTACAATTTCAGCTATGTCTTCGGTGGCCTGGGTCATAttacagttattttttattatttgccaCGAAGCTTTACATCTGTTACTAGAGTTGTTTATAAATCTCATATTTGAAATTTGCCTCGCTTTATGTAGGcatgtttttaacatttttgtatatattttgtatcGTTTTAAATAGTCTTTGTTGTGACCATTTCGAGAAGCTATTCTATATAAGGTACGTTTCTTAGCACAACTAATTTTTACTCCTTTCGTGAGCCATTTGTTTTTTACTGGTTTAATAACTCTCTTTACTTTAAGATGTGGAAAGCAAAGGTTGTAAAATAGTATAAGGAGCTCATGGAATTGGTCAAACGCTGCGTTTGTATCGATCTCTTGTAATACTTCAGTGAAAGATAAAGCGGACATACATTCGTAAAATTTTTGTAGATTTTCCTTACTATAGTCTCTTCTTATTTCATGTATATATATAAGTTTCTTTTTCACTGatctatttatgtttattttacaagATAAACTCTGGCCAGTTTCATGGTCTGAAAGACTTAAGATATGTATATTCGGCTCAATATCTGTAATATTGCTAGCCATCAAATCTATGCATGTTTTTTTCCTCGTAGGGCGATGTATATGATTGTATATATTGTAATTTGAAAGTATTGATATaagttctttttttaatttattatcttTCAGTACATCAATATTCCAATCTCCGCAAAGCACAATTCGTTTCTTATTATTTCTAGTAATACACTTTAACAACTGATTTAATTGAGAGAAGAATACTCTTATATCTGAAGTTGGTGTCCTGTATATGCAGATCACTATCAAATTATACTGGGGTATTTCAATGCCGCAGCTTTCAAATTCTAATGGTCGAGAGAGACCCTGAACTTTTTCAAGAACTACATATTCTAAACCTGTCTTAATGAGGATACAAGTGCCCCCCCGCTTTTGTTGTTGCCTACAGTATGAAGCAGCAACATGATAATTATTTATGGTTAGATTTTTTATAGATCCTAATTTTATAAAAGTTTCACACAAACATATTATTTCTAAATGACCTAATTTTACCTGAAGGTCATCAATTGCGGACTCAAAAATATCCATTTTTCCTAGTATGCCTGCAATATTTTGATGAAGTATGTTTACAATCACCGATTTAGCTACGAAAGGAATGAGAATCGGTCGTTAACATGGCCtcgttatttatttgttttttaaaataatagggAATTGTACCTTTATTatatttgcaatttttgtccTGGGGAGTAGAACATTGAGTTGGTTTGTCAACtggttttacataattatagtaCATATCTTTATAGTCCCTTTGATCCACAATCGCgttaatttttttacatatatttactaGGTATTGTGTCTTGTTTCTGTACGTATTGTTGGAAACATCaatgtatttacaatttttctGTCTTAAACAAAAATGTTGTAacatgtaatttattaaatcagCATGTACGTATGGATTGTATCTTatactaactatgtaaacattACAATTTTGCAGATGTTTTAACGCTATATTTAAATTAGATATAAGGTCTACCGGGTTTTTGTCATGTTCACCAAGTGACAGTATAATGTTAGTACCATCAGAGAACACGCATCGCTGTATCGTTGCGACAATACTCGACGCAGGCGCCTCGGGTTGTACACTCGATGAAACTTTGTAGGACTTCGTCAATATGTCGTCGCAACGCGTATGTAAGAGCTTTGACGCTAGTCCGACGCTTTGTTTTCCTCCAAACACGAAAAGAGTATCGTTTGAATTTTTGTAACGTTTTGCATGGCCGTTTTCCGTTTGGTCCTGTTCCGCTTCCGGGGTACTAGGTATCGATGTCATGGACGTCTCATTTATTACAGGATTCCCAGGActgttttttgtttcattactGTCATTTAGCGAATTCAGACGTTGAACGGTACTAGTACGGGCTTGTCGTGATCTCTTGTTCTTTTTCTGTTTCggggttttcttttttgttgACGTAGGAGTATTGTCTCttaataattgtttaaaaatttgtacTTGCCGCGTTAAATCCGCATTAGCCTTTGTCAGCTGTGTCACttcagaatttaatttatatatttcttcatgTGCACTGTTTAGTTGAGTAGTAATAATATTTATCTTATCCTTTAAATCAGCGACTTGAGACTCCTCTGTGAGGTTTGGCAGACTTTGTATACTCATGTTGTTATCGCTCAAGGTGGAGTTCATAGACTGATCACCTAGAGAATCACCGGATTCCTCTATAGATTCCTCTAAAGATATTCTCTGTTCTTGTGTGGGTATCTGAGGTGTGGGCGACGAGGTAGAAGCTAAAGGCGAGTCTAAATCTTTGTTtaagatttcatttttttttcttaatgtcACGTTATTGAcctctgtatttttttttgacgtttt
This genomic interval carries:
- the LOC134667051 gene encoding MORN repeat-containing protein 4 homolog; translated protein: MVDVVDPGVVKTGAYKYEDGTRYVGEWNSKGQKHGMGHLVLPDGTRYDGALSGGLCSGLGVMAFPDGAKYEGEFMQGWFHGHGVFWRADGMKFEGEFRGGRVWGLGLVTFSDGSNGFPRNEGFFQDCRLVRRKRCPEVVQRAQKVAYMARAQCQPM